In Halobaculum rubrum, the following are encoded in one genomic region:
- a CDS encoding aspartate kinase, translating to MRVVAKFGGTSLGSGDRVERAADSIAAAVEQGHEIAVVASAMGSTTDDLLDEITFEIGDKDRAEIVSMGERTSVRMLKAALAARGVNAMFLEPGRDEWPVITDEVGEVDVAATQERAAALAAQMDGVVPVITGFLAQTLDGGVTTLGRGGSDTTAVMLGRYMDADEVVIVTDVEGVMTGDPHVVEGARNVASITVDELRNLSFRGAEVIAPSALVYKDESLDVRVVHYQHGDLLGGGTRIEGSFENLIDMREDPLSCITVAGRAIRNRPGILADLSESLRKEEINIDAVASGMDSVTFYVDTEVSDRAEAALHDEVVVGDGSLSSVSTEADYAVIRVMGGELPNRPGVVSSIVGPVANAGINVHDIITSATSVAIFVSWDDREEVLEIVQAEF from the coding sequence ATGCGCGTCGTCGCGAAGTTTGGCGGTACCTCGCTCGGCTCGGGCGACCGGGTGGAGCGCGCCGCCGACTCCATCGCCGCCGCCGTCGAGCAGGGCCACGAGATCGCCGTCGTCGCGAGCGCGATGGGGTCGACGACCGACGACCTCCTCGACGAGATCACCTTCGAGATCGGCGACAAGGACCGCGCCGAGATCGTCTCGATGGGGGAGCGCACCTCCGTGCGCATGCTGAAGGCGGCGCTGGCCGCCCGCGGCGTGAACGCGATGTTCCTCGAACCGGGACGCGACGAGTGGCCGGTTATCACCGACGAGGTCGGCGAGGTCGACGTCGCTGCGACGCAAGAGCGCGCAGCCGCGCTGGCCGCGCAGATGGACGGCGTCGTCCCGGTCATCACGGGCTTTCTCGCGCAGACGCTTGACGGCGGGGTAACCACCCTCGGCCGCGGCGGTTCGGACACGACGGCCGTGATGCTCGGCAGGTACATGGACGCCGACGAGGTCGTCATCGTCACCGACGTGGAAGGCGTGATGACCGGCGACCCCCACGTCGTCGAGGGGGCGCGCAACGTCGCGAGTATCACCGTCGACGAGCTCCGGAACCTCTCGTTCCGCGGCGCCGAGGTGATCGCTCCGTCGGCGCTCGTGTACAAAGACGAGAGCCTCGACGTCCGCGTCGTCCACTACCAGCACGGCGACCTCCTCGGCGGCGGGACCCGCATCGAGGGGAGTTTCGAGAACCTCATCGACATGCGGGAGGACCCGCTTTCGTGCATCACGGTCGCCGGGCGCGCGATCCGAAACCGACCGGGAATTCTGGCCGATCTCTCGGAATCGCTCCGCAAAGAGGAGATCAACATCGACGCCGTCGCCTCCGGAATGGACTCGGTGACGTTCTACGTCGACACGGAGGTATCCGACCGCGCCGAGGCGGCGCTTCACGACGAAGTCGTCGTCGGCGACGGCTCGCTGTCGTCGGTCAGTACGGAGGCCGATTACGCCGTCATCCGTGTCATGGGCGGAGAACTCCCGAACCGGCCGGGCGTCGTCTCAAGCATCGTCGGCCCCGTGGCGAACGCGGGGATCAACGTCCACGACATCATCACCTCCGCCACCTCCGTCGCGATCTTCGTCTCCTGGGACGATCGCGAGGAGGTGCTCGAGATCGTCCAAGCCGAGTTCTGA
- a CDS encoding DUF7090 family protein produces the protein MDYTLAVSDTETTIPGGTGVLLLHPSIGETDRIDTDFLKADTDNFLVVSTRTTAREVEQKLEHYDVDESRAEILDTISVERGYSRRSSDHFHYVSSPDDLDGVVKQVERFLAAHAGKRRISVDSLTELAYYADVDGVHDAAERMLSLLAEHEAVGLFHLSREVHDDAEIRRFRELFDVVIDLTDDGDVTVELPGEDSSNGV, from the coding sequence ATGGACTACACGCTCGCCGTCAGCGACACCGAGACGACGATCCCCGGCGGAACGGGGGTGCTGCTTCTCCACCCGAGCATCGGCGAGACCGACCGCATCGACACGGACTTCCTGAAGGCCGACACCGACAACTTCCTCGTCGTCTCCACGCGAACCACCGCCCGCGAGGTCGAACAGAAGCTCGAACATTACGACGTAGACGAGTCGCGTGCGGAGATCCTCGACACGATCTCCGTCGAGCGGGGCTACTCCCGGCGCAGTTCGGACCATTTTCATTACGTCTCGTCTCCGGATGACCTCGACGGCGTCGTCAAGCAGGTCGAACGCTTCCTCGCCGCCCACGCCGGGAAGCGACGGATCAGCGTCGACTCACTCACCGAATTGGCCTATTACGCCGACGTCGACGGCGTTCACGATGCAGCAGAGAGGATGCTCAGCCTACTGGCAGAGCACGAGGCAGTCGGTCTGTTTCACCTCTCGCGAGAGGTCCACGACGACGCCGAGATCCGACGGTTCCGCGAGCTGTTCGACGTGGTTATCGACCTCACCGACGACGGCGACGTGACTGTCGAACTTCCCGGGGAGGACTCCTCGAACGGGGTCTGA
- a CDS encoding DUF7089 family protein, whose amino-acid sequence MAGFERRTLAPPVATVREAYAPECVVLDAGADFETLPPEAAEELGLLVDALDPAAYPAEWLPDDAPAQLRRYAGSDFTIGMPGDGTVVWTRQTTPPTIIAKKRAEGTPEDFLAFLLAEAFVELSLDVPEHFLPFFGESYRDLAAATPLAPNETYQLAAALFDAWVGVQTREVFRSWADDADTDAGIGTEPLSNPEIHAAWVDAGDRLVGRLENLPSEVARGDLSFTAATEYACAAVKHDLDLPAPFSALDTAAYRDHGPSYAVRWAEKTFEKLGE is encoded by the coding sequence ATGGCCGGCTTCGAGCGACGAACGCTTGCGCCGCCCGTCGCGACCGTCCGCGAGGCGTACGCCCCGGAGTGCGTCGTCCTCGACGCGGGAGCGGACTTCGAGACGCTCCCGCCGGAAGCCGCCGAGGAACTCGGCTTACTGGTCGACGCGCTCGATCCCGCGGCGTATCCCGCGGAGTGGCTTCCGGACGACGCGCCGGCGCAGCTGCGGCGGTACGCCGGCTCGGATTTCACCATCGGGATGCCCGGCGACGGCACCGTCGTGTGGACGCGTCAGACGACCCCGCCGACGATTATCGCGAAGAAGCGCGCGGAGGGGACACCCGAGGACTTCCTCGCGTTCCTACTGGCGGAGGCGTTCGTCGAACTGTCGCTCGACGTTCCGGAGCACTTCCTCCCGTTCTTCGGGGAGTCGTATCGCGATCTCGCAGCGGCGACGCCGTTGGCCCCCAACGAGACGTACCAGCTCGCGGCAGCACTGTTCGACGCTTGGGTCGGCGTTCAGACACGCGAGGTGTTCCGGTCGTGGGCGGACGACGCCGACACCGACGCTGGCATCGGCACCGAACCCCTGTCGAACCCCGAGATCCACGCCGCGTGGGTCGACGCCGGCGACCGGCTCGTCGGCCGTCTGGAAAACCTCCCGTCGGAGGTGGCCCGCGGCGACCTCTCGTTTACCGCGGCGACGGAGTACGCGTGCGCAGCGGTGAAACACGACCTCGACCTCCCCGCGCCGTTCTCGGCGCTGGACACCGCGGCGTACCGCGACCACGGGCCAAGCTACGCGGTCCGGTGGGCCGAGAAGACGTTCGAGAAGCTCGGCGAGTAA
- a CDS encoding MATE family efflux transporter, with product MLSALRERLRSALFAFPSVLAAFGLIDRRKGEEAFDLAVPVMVTGGLRTLLRVADFLMVGMYAGGAAIAALEFGFQYYFVPFGLALALTSGTISVVSRFQGADDPAEANFAIKQSLWLAIALAVPITVFTHFFAEELIGVLTNDPRTIALGGDYLRVVMYSVGFRFWSMIAARALAGSGDTRTPMYVRLLTLPTNVGLNAALIFGLGPFPELGVVGAAWGTVAATTLAGVVFAWALLSGRYSVRLPIRGKQWDTGIARELVRVSLPLAGTRLSRTFGRFPFLFLLGVLGTDVVAAYAIGRRVMLLALMPAWGYSTAASTLVGQAIGAGDPDEADEYGWQTLRLALVTQLLIGAVIAVAARPIAAAFGSENLTLTVTFVRVFGLGVAGFAVSRTMRGGLRGAGDTRWPFYGGIIGTYVVRLPIAALALPAGYAATLFTGPFAATLGIAPLVVPLPGMGLGLVAVFAAILGDMYARAAVNVVRYYSDAWKAVARESGVGTSAD from the coding sequence ATGCTCTCTGCGCTCCGTGAGCGCCTCCGATCGGCGCTGTTCGCCTTCCCCTCGGTATTAGCAGCGTTCGGGCTGATCGATCGGAGGAAAGGCGAGGAGGCGTTCGATCTGGCGGTCCCGGTGATGGTGACCGGCGGCCTGCGGACGCTCCTCCGCGTCGCCGACTTCCTGATGGTCGGGATGTACGCCGGCGGCGCGGCGATCGCGGCGCTGGAGTTCGGCTTTCAGTACTACTTCGTTCCGTTCGGCCTCGCGCTCGCGCTCACGTCCGGGACGATCAGCGTCGTCTCCCGCTTTCAGGGTGCCGACGATCCCGCGGAGGCGAACTTCGCGATCAAGCAGTCCCTGTGGTTGGCGATCGCACTCGCGGTGCCGATCACTGTCTTCACGCATTTTTTCGCCGAGGAACTTATCGGCGTTCTCACCAACGACCCGCGTACGATCGCCCTCGGCGGCGACTACCTCCGCGTCGTGATGTACTCCGTCGGGTTCCGCTTCTGGTCGATGATCGCCGCCCGCGCACTCGCCGGTTCGGGCGATACCCGTACCCCGATGTACGTCCGCCTGCTCACGCTCCCGACGAACGTCGGGCTCAACGCCGCGCTCATCTTCGGGCTCGGCCCGTTCCCGGAACTCGGCGTCGTCGGCGCGGCGTGGGGAACTGTCGCCGCGACGACGCTCGCGGGGGTCGTGTTCGCCTGGGCCCTCCTCTCGGGTCGCTACTCCGTTCGCCTGCCGATCCGCGGCAAGCAGTGGGACACGGGGATCGCGCGCGAACTCGTCCGGGTGAGCCTCCCGCTGGCGGGAACCAGGCTCTCCCGGACGTTCGGTCGGTTCCCGTTCCTGTTCCTGTTGGGGGTGCTCGGGACGGACGTCGTCGCGGCCTACGCGATCGGTCGGCGGGTGATGCTGCTCGCGCTGATGCCCGCGTGGGGATACTCCACGGCCGCCTCGACACTCGTCGGGCAGGCGATCGGCGCCGGCGATCCCGATGAGGCCGACGAGTACGGTTGGCAGACCCTCCGACTCGCGCTCGTCACCCAACTCCTCATCGGGGCGGTCATCGCGGTGGCCGCACGACCTATCGCGGCCGCCTTCGGCTCGGAGAACCTCACGCTCACGGTGACGTTCGTCCGCGTGTTCGGGCTCGGCGTCGCCGGCTTCGCTGTCTCGCGGACGATGCGCGGCGGACTTCGCGGCGCCGGCGACACGCGCTGGCCGTTCTACGGCGGCATCATCGGCACGTACGTCGTTCGACTGCCGATCGCGGCGCTCGCACTTCCCGCGGGGTACGCCGCCACGTTGTTCACCGGACCGTTCGCGGCGACGCTCGGGATCGCCCCGCTGGTCGTTCCGCTTCCGGGGATGGGCCTCGGGCTGGTCGCGGTGTTCGCGGCCATCCTCGGGGACATGTACGCCCGGGCCGCCGTCAACGTCGTTCGCTACTACAGCGACGCGTGGAAGGCTGTCGCTCGTGAATCCGGCGTCGGCACGTCGGCGGACTGA
- a CDS encoding Zn-ribbon domain-containing protein, producing the protein MPHQCTNCGRTFADGSKEMLSGCPDCGGNKFQFDPDGGSDTAPPETEDTTDRTASTVSSDEPSANDVAGTNPDDVAGTNTSSRTAPDTEDGAQASARSDVVSPDELAAAAESTEPVTDRTEQNEVSSSADDADSADTEDSDPNLDALRQKLNDQFESIRIVSPGQYELNLMELYDREEYIISLREDGRYVIEMPEGWDDR; encoded by the coding sequence ATGCCGCACCAGTGTACCAACTGCGGACGGACGTTCGCCGACGGATCGAAGGAGATGCTCTCGGGGTGTCCCGACTGCGGCGGCAACAAGTTCCAGTTCGACCCGGACGGCGGGAGCGATACCGCTCCACCCGAAACGGAGGATACCACGGACCGAACCGCTTCGACAGTCTCGAGCGATGAACCGAGCGCTAACGACGTGGCGGGAACGAACCCAGACGACGTGGCGGGAACGAACACGTCGTCCCGGACGGCACCCGACACGGAAGACGGCGCACAGGCGAGCGCCCGCTCTGACGTCGTCTCGCCCGACGAACTCGCGGCGGCCGCCGAATCCACTGAACCGGTGACCGATCGAACCGAACAGAATGAGGTATCCTCGTCAGCTGACGACGCCGATTCGGCGGATACGGAGGATTCGGACCCGAACCTGGATGCCCTCCGGCAGAAGCTCAACGACCAGTTCGAGTCCATCCGCATCGTCAGTCCGGGACAGTACGAACTGAACCTCATGGAGCTGTACGACCGAGAGGAGTACATCATCTCGTTGCGTGAGGACGGCCGATACGTCATCGAGATGCCCGAAGGCTGGGACGACCGCTGA
- a CDS encoding DUF2073 domain-containing protein, giving the protein MSEATAPDDGDGVRIDLISGGRMEGLTSMEKIRLILDSVRDGDIVVLEAGLSPEEESKLIEVTMTEISPDDFSGIEIETYPSSQQPNQGLVGRLLGKEETAKKLTVIGPANQIETLHKDEDLISALVSRK; this is encoded by the coding sequence ATGTCCGAAGCAACCGCTCCCGACGACGGGGACGGCGTCCGTATCGACCTGATCAGCGGCGGCCGGATGGAGGGACTCACCTCGATGGAGAAGATCCGGCTCATTCTCGACTCCGTCCGCGACGGCGATATCGTCGTTCTCGAGGCCGGCCTCTCGCCCGAGGAGGAATCGAAGCTCATCGAGGTCACGATGACCGAGATCAGCCCCGACGACTTCTCGGGCATCGAGATCGAGACGTACCCCTCGAGTCAACAGCCGAACCAGGGACTCGTCGGTCGGCTCCTCGGCAAGGAGGAGACCGCGAAGAAGCTGACCGTGATCGGGCCGGCAAACCAGATCGAGACGCTGCACAAAGACGAGGACCTCATCAGCGCGCTCGTCTCACGCAAGTAG
- a CDS encoding Era-like GTP-binding protein, with the protein MGLLTNLRDSITRVTDRLFADDEPKRIGIYGPPNAGKTTLANRIARDWTGDAVGPESHIPHETRRARRKENVEIERNGKTVTIDIVDTPGVTTKVDYKEFLDHDMEKEDAVKRSREATEGVAEAMHWLREDVDGVIYVLDSTTDPFTQVNTMLIGIIESQDLPVLIFANKVDLDDADVKRIADAFPQHETVPLSALEGDNMDEVYEKIAEYFG; encoded by the coding sequence ATGGGTCTGCTCACCAATCTCAGGGACAGTATTACACGGGTCACCGATCGGCTTTTTGCCGACGACGAGCCCAAACGGATCGGGATATACGGCCCGCCGAACGCGGGCAAGACGACGCTGGCGAATCGGATCGCCCGCGACTGGACCGGCGACGCCGTCGGGCCGGAGAGCCACATCCCGCACGAGACGCGTCGCGCGCGAAGGAAAGAGAACGTCGAGATCGAACGGAACGGCAAGACCGTCACCATCGACATCGTGGACACGCCGGGCGTGACCACGAAGGTGGACTACAAGGAGTTCCTCGATCACGACATGGAGAAGGAGGACGCCGTCAAGCGGTCGCGGGAAGCGACCGAGGGTGTCGCGGAGGCGATGCACTGGCTCCGCGAGGACGTCGACGGCGTCATCTACGTGCTCGACTCGACCACGGACCCGTTCACGCAGGTCAACACGATGCTCATCGGGATCATCGAGAGTCAGGACCTCCCGGTGCTCATCTTCGCGAACAAGGTCGACCTCGACGACGCCGACGTGAAGCGCATCGCCGACGCGTTCCCGCAACACGAGACCGTGCCGCTGTCGGCGCTTGAGGGGGACAACATGGACGAAGTGTACGAGAAGATCGCGGAGTACTTCGGATAA
- a CDS encoding Cdc6/Cdc18 family protein: MTRDDEPEHSSNDGGTDDRSEATVNSDENNDSTRSDGRSSDSGSGGSGIESESDTEPESAPTVPSAADDDGGKSGDHDGDIGQDASGDTDRNADGDTDRNADGDTDRNADGDTDLDAGGTSFDFGSGSRSRTDVDLDVDEVLADEDDEASTGLFDDLLSGEPIFENKEVLRPSYTPHELPHRKDQINKMATILVSALRGETPSNILIYGKTGTGKTASAKFVSQELESTSQKYDVPCEVEYINCEVTDTQYRVLAQLANKFIEKNERVIDDRLDDLRDLRSTAADDDRALEGTEFASVADVDERIADLESDREEMQEVPMTGWPTDRVYSTFFDAVDYHERVVVIMLDEIDKLVEKSGDDTLYNLSRMNSELTNSRISIMGISNDLKFTDFLDPRVKSSLGEEEIVFPPYDANQLRDILQHRSDIAFKPDALTEDVIPLCAAFAAQEHGDARRALDLLRTAGELAERSQADLVEEAHVRQAQDKIELDRVVEVVRTLPTQSKIVLFSIILLEQNGVHNVNTGEVFNIYKRLCEEIDADVLTQRRVTDLISELDMLGIVNAVVVSKGRYGRTKEISLSVPIDETEAVLLSDSRLGDIEDVQPFVQARFDN; this comes from the coding sequence ATGACACGGGACGACGAACCGGAACACAGTTCGAACGACGGCGGAACCGACGACCGGTCGGAGGCGACGGTGAACTCCGACGAAAACAACGACTCCACCCGAAGTGACGGACGGTCGTCCGACTCCGGGAGCGGCGGCTCGGGAATCGAGTCCGAGTCGGACACGGAACCGGAATCTGCCCCCACTGTACCCTCCGCCGCGGACGATGACGGCGGGAAAAGCGGCGATCACGACGGCGATATCGGTCAGGACGCTAGCGGCGACACCGATCGGAACGCTGACGGCGACACCGATCGGAACGCTGACGGCGACACCGATCGGAACGCTGACGGCGACACCGATCTCGATGCGGGTGGAACGTCATTCGACTTCGGGTCCGGGTCGCGGTCGCGAACGGACGTCGATCTCGACGTCGACGAGGTACTCGCGGACGAGGACGACGAAGCGAGCACCGGATTGTTCGACGACCTCCTCTCCGGCGAGCCTATCTTCGAGAACAAGGAGGTGCTTCGTCCCTCGTACACGCCCCACGAGCTTCCCCATCGGAAAGACCAGATCAACAAGATGGCGACGATTCTCGTGTCCGCACTGCGCGGGGAAACGCCGTCGAACATCCTCATCTACGGGAAGACGGGGACGGGGAAGACGGCCTCGGCGAAGTTCGTCTCCCAGGAACTCGAGTCGACCAGTCAGAAGTACGACGTTCCCTGTGAGGTCGAGTACATTAACTGCGAGGTGACGGACACCCAGTACCGCGTGCTCGCACAGCTCGCGAACAAGTTCATCGAGAAGAACGAACGAGTCATCGACGATCGCCTCGACGACCTCCGCGACCTCCGTTCGACGGCTGCCGACGACGACAGAGCGCTCGAGGGGACCGAGTTCGCCTCCGTCGCCGATGTCGACGAGCGTATCGCCGACCTCGAGTCGGATCGCGAAGAGATGCAGGAAGTACCGATGACGGGATGGCCGACGGACCGCGTCTACTCGACGTTCTTCGACGCCGTCGACTATCACGAGCGCGTCGTCGTTATCATGCTCGACGAGATCGACAAGCTCGTCGAGAAATCCGGCGACGACACGCTGTACAACCTCTCGCGGATGAACTCTGAACTGACCAACTCACGCATCTCCATCATGGGGATCTCCAACGACCTGAAGTTCACCGACTTCCTCGACCCCCGTGTCAAGTCGAGCCTCGGGGAGGAAGAGATAGTCTTCCCGCCGTACGACGCCAACCAGCTGCGAGACATCCTCCAGCACCGGTCGGACATCGCGTTCAAGCCCGACGCCCTCACCGAGGACGTGATACCGCTGTGTGCCGCCTTTGCCGCGCAAGAACACGGGGACGCCCGGCGCGCGCTGGATCTCCTGCGCACCGCGGGCGAACTCGCCGAACGCTCGCAGGCAGACCTCGTCGAGGAGGCACACGTCCGACAGGCACAGGACAAAATCGAGTTGGATCGCGTCGTCGAGGTGGTGCGTACGCTCCCGACGCAGAGCAAGATCGTCCTCTTTTCGATCATCCTCCTCGAGCAGAACGGCGTTCACAACGTCAACACCGGCGAGGTGTTCAACATCTACAAGCGGCTCTGTGAGGAGATCGACGCCGACGTGCTCACCCAGCGTCGGGTGACCGATCTCATTTCGGAACTCGATATGCTGGGGATCGTCAACGCGGTCGTCGTCTCGAAGGGCCGCTACGGCCGAACGAAGGAGATCTCCCTGTCCGTCCCGATCGACGAAACCGAGGCCGTTCTCCTCTCGGATTCCCGTCTCGGGGACATCGAGGACGTCCAGCCGTTCGTCCAGGCCCGGTTCGACAACTGA
- a CDS encoding S26 family signal peptidase — translation MSDDGRSPDDPLSRFLHAETGALVFIREVLTSVLAVALIGLLLFAVSGVWPPMVAVESGSMEPHMERGDLVFITEPDRFSPEFAYGDTGIVTYETGAAEAYATFGDPGSVIVYHPPGSGGSPIIHRARLHVEEDENWIDRANPDYLPATSCEDVPACPAPYDGFITKGDANAEYDQVSGIAPVVKSEWVRGVARVRVPYLGYVRLVFSEVVLVQTDGAGSGLATAAELGGERTPQPNPSTSVNRSISGGTIA, via the coding sequence ATGAGCGACGACGGGCGGTCACCCGACGACCCGCTGTCACGGTTCCTTCACGCCGAGACGGGTGCGTTGGTGTTCATCCGCGAGGTGCTCACGTCGGTGCTCGCGGTCGCGCTGATCGGGCTCCTGCTGTTCGCCGTCTCGGGCGTCTGGCCGCCGATGGTCGCCGTCGAATCCGGCAGCATGGAACCGCACATGGAGCGTGGCGACCTCGTGTTCATCACGGAACCGGACCGGTTCTCCCCTGAGTTCGCGTACGGCGACACCGGGATCGTTACCTACGAGACCGGCGCGGCCGAAGCGTACGCCACCTTCGGCGATCCAGGGTCCGTGATCGTGTATCACCCGCCGGGATCGGGCGGCTCGCCGATCATTCACCGGGCACGGCTGCACGTCGAGGAGGACGAAAACTGGATCGACCGTGCGAACCCCGACTATCTGCCCGCGACCTCCTGTGAAGACGTTCCCGCCTGCCCGGCTCCGTACGATGGGTTCATCACGAAAGGTGACGCGAACGCCGAATACGATCAGGTGAGCGGTATCGCTCCCGTCGTGAAGTCCGAATGGGTCCGCGGCGTCGCGCGCGTTCGCGTCCCGTACCTCGGGTACGTTCGGCTCGTCTTCTCGGAGGTGGTGCTCGTGCAGACTGACGGCGCCGGAAGCGGGCTCGCAACTGCCGCCGAACTCGGCGGCGAGCGAACCCCGCAGCCGAACCCGAGTACGAGCGTGAACAGGAGCATTTCAGGTGGAACTATAGCCTAA
- a CDS encoding DNA-directed DNA polymerase II small subunit — protein sequence MPLETSSRVVQALTRRGYNAEREAVTLIAESETPELALEAAIETAPGDALVLTADHVREALETDPVPDPEQIDDGTRSPESTAATSSATDPETDHSGSSVSTGATGRESPHDTGPVPSETEGSAVGDRSPKTPVVANDMTGASTGTGAYDEFVGVFRDRYERLSGQLRGRVNHRPADSIEAMGGGADVETIGLVNDIRSTASGHWLIELEDTTGTFPCLVMKDRDFADLVDELLLDECIAVSGTLADDAGIVFVDAIHFPDVPRTYRPSTADRHVQAALISDVHVGSQEFLADAWGRFADWLHTEEAEHVEYLLLAGDMVEGVGVYPGQDEELDIVDIYEQYEAFSEHLKAVPGDMEVVMIPGNHDAVRLAEPQPGFDEELREIMSAHDPQIVSNPAMVNVEGVNVLMYHGVSLDEVIAELPEEKASYDEPHKAMYQLLKKRHVAPQFGGKTRVAPEERDYLVIDEVPDVFHTGHVHKLGWGKYHNVLAVNSGCWQAQTDFQKSVNIDPDVAHAPILDLDTLDMTVRKFT from the coding sequence GTGCCGCTGGAGACGTCCTCCCGAGTCGTGCAGGCGCTCACCCGTCGCGGGTACAACGCCGAACGGGAGGCCGTTACGCTCATTGCCGAGTCGGAGACGCCGGAACTCGCTCTCGAAGCGGCTATCGAGACCGCGCCCGGGGACGCACTCGTCCTCACCGCGGATCACGTCCGTGAGGCGCTCGAAACCGACCCCGTTCCGGACCCCGAACAGATCGACGACGGGACACGATCGCCCGAGTCGACTGCCGCCACGTCCTCGGCGACGGACCCCGAGACCGATCACTCCGGCTCCTCCGTTTCGACTGGAGCAACGGGAAGAGAATCACCACACGATACCGGACCGGTTCCAAGCGAAACGGAGGGGTCCGCGGTCGGCGATCGATCCCCGAAGACGCCCGTCGTCGCGAACGATATGACCGGCGCGTCGACGGGGACGGGAGCCTACGACGAGTTCGTGGGCGTGTTCCGCGACCGGTACGAGCGGCTCTCCGGACAGCTTCGGGGTCGCGTCAACCATCGCCCCGCCGACTCCATCGAGGCGATGGGCGGCGGCGCTGACGTGGAGACGATCGGCCTCGTCAACGACATCCGGTCGACCGCATCGGGCCACTGGCTCATCGAGTTGGAGGACACCACGGGGACGTTCCCGTGTCTCGTGATGAAGGACCGCGACTTCGCGGACCTGGTCGACGAACTGCTGCTGGACGAGTGTATCGCCGTGTCGGGGACGCTCGCGGACGACGCGGGCATCGTCTTCGTCGACGCGATCCACTTCCCGGACGTTCCCCGCACGTACCGCCCGAGCACCGCTGACCGCCACGTACAGGCGGCGCTGATCTCCGACGTGCACGTCGGCTCACAGGAGTTCCTCGCCGACGCGTGGGGTCGGTTCGCCGACTGGCTCCACACGGAGGAGGCCGAACACGTCGAGTATCTCCTCCTCGCGGGAGACATGGTCGAGGGCGTCGGTGTCTACCCGGGCCAGGACGAGGAGCTCGACATCGTCGACATCTACGAGCAGTACGAGGCCTTCTCGGAGCACCTCAAGGCGGTGCCGGGCGACATGGAGGTCGTGATGATCCCCGGGAACCACGACGCGGTTCGACTCGCCGAACCCCAGCCGGGATTCGACGAGGAGCTTCGGGAGATCATGAGCGCCCACGACCCGCAGATCGTGAGCAACCCCGCGATGGTCAACGTGGAGGGTGTGAACGTCCTCATGTACCACGGCGTCTCTCTCGACGAGGTGATCGCCGAACTGCCGGAGGAGAAGGCCAGCTACGACGAGCCGCACAAGGCGATGTACCAGCTCCTCAAGAAACGACACGTCGCTCCGCAGTTCGGCGGGAAAACCCGCGTCGCCCCGGAGGAGCGCGACTACCTCGTCATCGACGAGGTGCCGGACGTGTTCCACACGGGGCACGTCCACAAGCTCGGCTGGGGAAAGTACCACAACGTCCTCGCGGTCAACTCCGGCTGCTGGCAGGCCCAGACCGACTTCCAGAAGTCGGTCAACATCGACCCCGACGTCGCCCACGCGCCGATCCTGGACCTGGACACGCTCGACATGACGGTTCGGAAGTTCACCTGA
- a CDS encoding class I SAM-dependent methyltransferase, translating to MSVRKEFDAWAADGRDTGMEERHWHTAKHVLARMPVEDGDRVLDLGTGSGYALRALAESTGMARGYGLDGAPEMAHNARGYALDASPAADLGFVVGDFGQLPFADDSLDHAVTMEAFYYSADPGETLREVARVLQPGGTFYCAVNYYEENVHSHDWQEHISVDMTRWNAAEYRAAFREAGLHVAEQDNVADTEIDIPPAEEFPTENWDTREAMVERYREFGTLLTVGVAP from the coding sequence ATGAGTGTTCGCAAGGAGTTCGACGCCTGGGCCGCGGACGGCCGCGATACGGGGATGGAGGAGCGCCACTGGCACACCGCAAAGCACGTGCTCGCGCGGATGCCCGTCGAGGACGGCGACCGCGTGCTCGATCTGGGAACCGGGAGCGGATACGCGCTGCGCGCGCTCGCCGAGTCGACCGGGATGGCTCGCGGGTACGGCCTCGACGGCGCCCCCGAGATGGCGCACAACGCCCGCGGGTACGCCCTCGACGCGTCGCCGGCCGCCGATCTCGGCTTCGTCGTCGGCGACTTCGGACAGCTCCCGTTCGCGGACGACTCGCTGGATCACGCGGTCACGATGGAGGCGTTCTACTACAGCGCCGACCCGGGCGAGACGCTCCGGGAGGTCGCCCGCGTCCTGCAGCCGGGCGGTACGTTCTACTGCGCGGTCAACTACTACGAGGAGAACGTCCACAGCCACGACTGGCAGGAGCACATCTCCGTCGACATGACCCGCTGGAACGCCGCCGAGTACCGCGCTGCCTTCCGCGAGGCCGGACTCCACGTCGCCGAGCAGGACAACGTCGCCGACACGGAGATCGACATCCCGCCCGCCGAGGAGTTCCCGACGGAGAACTGGGACACTCGCGAGGCCATGGTCGAGCGCTATCGCGAGTTCGGAACGCTGCTCACCGTCGGCGTCGCCCCGTAG